The Bacteroidia bacterium genomic interval TGGGATCTTTTTTCGAATATGTCTCAAAGAAAGTTTGCCATGATCCAGGGTATATTTAGAAACCCCACCTTCTTTATGACAATGCAAACAAGCCAGCGTATAAATAGATTTCCCCCTTTCCTCATCTCCTTTCAATCCATAACCTGCAATCTTATCAGGAGGTGCATCTCCAAAAGTTGCCGGAGATTTTTGCATGTAAAAACTCTTTAAGAGTTCCTTTGCATCTTGCTGCGTCCGAGTGTTTTCCGATAGATTTTTGAGGCTCTTCATTTGCTCACTATTCATTTCCAGGTCTCCCAGCTTAAACTCCAGAGACCAGTAATAAGCCAAAACTGCATCCATCTCCCAATCTTCCAGCAATCTTCCCTGTGCACACTCCGTTGCACATAGTTGAATAGCTTCTCTTAGACTTTCCCTCGCAGGCTTTACAAACTCACCATACTTTTTATAATAATCATCATTGTACCAGCTCTCCCGATTTACAATGCCATGAAAAGTAGTTGCTTGTAGAAAGGGAAGTTGCTTTTCTATGGCATAATCCAAACGGGCTTCCGGATCACGGCTTTTTAAGTCAGGATCTTCCTGCACAAGATTATGACAGGAAGTACATACATAGTGCTTACTTACAAATTTGGACTTACTTCCATCCGGCCCAATCGTACGCCCTCTTTTCACAATCTCTTCCCCTCGCTGAATCAGCATATTTTTATCTTCATTCCCGACAAGCAAACTATGGCCAGGTTTACTTTCCCCTAAATATTCAAGCACTTCCTGAACCGGGGTATCTTCATTCCAATCCGGGGGAGCAAAATTTATCAAGCCCATACCCAGAAGAGGAATTAGCAGTAAAAACACATATTTCTTTAGTACCATCTTCCTTTCAACTTAAAGATCCTTGCCATGTTAAAACCGATATGAATATCTCCATTGCCCCAGGTTCCAGCGGTTTCCGTAATGAAAAACTTCTCTATCATACCTCTGGAATTGGACAAATGGATTTGAAATACGTGCCCATTGGTTTCAATCTCAAATCCCAGAGAAAGGGACGGATGAAAACCTGTTGCCAATTGATCCTCGAAAGGATAATAATACTCCCCGGTCAGGGCAAAGTTTTTGGTAACTCTAATCCGGCCTGCAAGTCCCAATGCGAAAACATCATTGCTCTCTGCCAGAGTCGCTACATAGTTGCGATGAACCATAGAAGGCATCAATTGAAGTGAGAACCTCTCCCCAAACTTTCGCCCAATCAAAATCTGGTAGGTGTAGAATAAACGATTTTCAAAAAATTCTCCCCGAACAGGATCCAAATCTTCTGCTGATCGCAAAGCAATAGAGCTAAATCCTGAAATAGAAATGGGAGAACTACCTTCTTTCTGCTTGAGGAGGCGGAATTTCAGAAAACTATCATAGGTTTTTTCAAAGGTACTTCGACCTATACCGATTGTGAGCCAGTCTGTAATGCCATAGTCAAAGCCCAGTCTCATCGTTGCCTGATCCAGCCCCCAAAGCTCTCGGGCGCCACTATTTACGGTACCAAATCTATGGGAAATGAGAAATTCAAATTCGCCGGCTCTCAGCGTTTCCAGCGAATGACCATTGATGACACGTGAGCCTCGGAATATGCCCTGAACAAAGGGACTTTCCTGAGCAAAACTCAAGGCCGGAAAGAGGCATAGGAATACAAGCCCGAGTATTGATACTTTTTTCATGTTTTTGAGTGTAAGAATATCTGTCTTTCAACAAGATATATGATTTGTCCATGAATAGGATACACCCATTACGAAAAAGTTACAAAGGCTTGAATAATTAAGAGGGGAATGTGTAAAAGGCTTATTTTGTCTTTCTCACTTTACTAGCCCAATGAGATCAAGGCCGGCATGTATAATACGATTCTCTTCTTTCTTTGCTTCAGATTCGCTCAAGCGCCGGATACGCTTCATTCGATGCATGCTATTCCATCTACCTTGTAGCATCATGACTTTCTGCTGAGTATCAGAATCTGCTTTAAAATGTAGATACAAAAGGTCAAAAAATTCTTCTTTTCCTTTCATCAGGAGTTCCTCTGCCGTCCGCTTCAGATCTTCCACATTTTCAATTGCAGATATATCCGTCGCGGCTTTAAAGCGGAGTTCAGAGGAAGTAAAATTTAAGAACTCCAGACCATCGGGAGCCTCGGGTGCAGGCTCTTCGATAAGGATAGGAAGCATATCTGGCAGGCGCCTATTATCATCCAGGCGTTGTCCAAGAGCCATTTGCCAGCTGATTGCAACCTCCTCGGAATCTTCGGCGGCTTTTGACCAGAACAAACAAAAGAGTTCGGTCTCCAGGAGAGCATCCGAAACTTTGATCTCCCAATCATCGCCTGGCATTTGATAAGGATCAATGATGGAAACTCCTTCGGCTGTCAATTGATTGCGATAATTGTCCAATGCGGAAGTATTTTCCTTAGCATAAGCCAGAAAGGTCTTTTTTATCGCCTTAGCATGAGTGGGAGCGAATTTCCCATCTTCATTATCATGAGCGGCAGCTTCAACAAGCTGTAAATTGAAACGTAGCCTTCCCAATTGGCCTTCCTCGCCCATAATTATCAGACTACCGATTGCCTGCTTTCTTTCGAAATCGGCCGGAACGAGAATTTCAAATTCTACAGATGCCGGCACGCCAAACCAAATCAGGGCCTGGGCAGATTCTTCGATCTTCCAGTTTTCAATACTCAAACGAAATTCGAGACGGCTCCTTCTCTTGATCGGCATGTTGAGGGTTTTAGCACCCTGTATGCTGGCATCAGGATCGGCCTCTCGCATCATGTCTGCTACTTCTGCCTTTTGTTCATAGAGATGGGCAAAAGCTGTGAGAAGAAACTTCTCGTTTTTCTGTACATGCTCGGGGGCAAAAAGGGAAATATTGACAATATCTTCTTCAGTTCGGCTATCCCTACTCGCACTGGCAGATGGAGTTTCAGTGGCGGGAAGAGCTGGAGGTGCAGGAGGTTCTGAAGCCGGTTCCGGCTCGACTTCTTCCACAATTTCTTCCACACTTTCTTCAGCTGTATCATCCCATTCCTCTATAGGAGCAGATGCTTCCTCTTCCCATTCTTCCTCTTCTGTTTCCAGTCCACTTTTCTTTTCATAACGAAGCGGGGGAATATGGCTGTCATGGGCTTCGCTTCTGGATGGGGTTTTTCGTCTCCATCGCTTAAATATTTTGGAGAAAATTGAATCTCCTTTGGGTTTGGGTGGGGGTTCCGGGGAGGTCGAGCTTCTGACATGAAAAATAATCGCATTGAGCAATTGGGTAATCTTATGTCCGATATCTTTATCCTCCAATAGATCAACCAACTCATGCCTTCTCTCCATAAATTTCTCTACAGAGATTCCTTCTTTTTTCAAAGCCCTCAAAAGCATGAGCATTTCAGTCAGTGCTTCTGAGTGCTTCTTATTCCTAATGAGCAGTCTTATTTGTCGGTATCTGGCAGAGCTGGTCATGGCTTTATCTGTCTATCCCCTAATTAGAGAAAGATAAGTATAGATAAATAGCGTGAGAAAGTAAAAAAAATGGGGGAGCTCTCGTGTTCTCGTAATGGAGTTCAATCTTAGGCTTAGTTACAAAGCCCCCCAGAACACCAGAGCACTTCCTTCCCTATTGATATCCCTGTGCCTGCAAATGAAAGAGTTCGGCATAGGTTCCATCTTCTTCTAGGAGTTCTTCATGCGTCCCCAATTCAATTCTTCTTCCTTTTTCCAGGACCAATATTCGATCAGCCATACGAACGGTCGAAAATCTATGTGAAATCAGCACAGCGGTGCGGCCTTTCGTCAAATCAGAAAAACGCTCAAACACCTCGTACTCTGCCCGTGCATCTAAAGCAGCCGTGGGTTCATCCAGAATCAGTAATTCGGCTTCCCGCATATAGGCCCTTCCCAGAGCTACTTTCTGCCATTGCCCTCCCGAAAGGTCAACTCCATCTTCAAAGCGACGACCCAATATTTGGTCATAGCCTCCTTTGAGTTCGGAGATGACCGTATTGGCGAGACTTTGATCAGCCGCATGAATAATCAGAGGCTTGTTTTCTCGTTCGGCAATTTGGCCTACAGCAATATTATCAGAAACTGTAAATTGATACTTCACAAAATCCTGAAAGATTACTCCTACCTTATTGCGAAGCTGTTGAAGGTCATACTCCTTGAGGTCATGCCCATCCAGAAGGATACGGCCTTCGCT includes:
- a CDS encoding cytochrome c; translation: MVLKKYVFLLLIPLLGMGLINFAPPDWNEDTPVQEVLEYLGESKPGHSLLVGNEDKNMLIQRGEEIVKRGRTIGPDGSKSKFVSKHYVCTSCHNLVQEDPDLKSRDPEARLDYAIEKQLPFLQATTFHGIVNRESWYNDDYYKKYGEFVKPARESLREAIQLCATECAQGRLLEDWEMDAVLAYYWSLEFKLGDLEMNSEQMKSLKNLSENTRTQQDAKELLKSFYMQKSPATFGDAPPDKIAGYGLKGDEERGKSIYTLACLHCHKEGGVSKYTLDHGKLSLRHIRKKIPQDSHMSLYQIVRYGTYALPGHRPYMPHFPLERMSNQQLEDLRAYIEFGAR
- a CDS encoding DUF5777 family beta-barrel protein, with product MKKVSILGLVFLCLFPALSFAQESPFVQGIFRGSRVINGHSLETLRAGEFEFLISHRFGTVNSGARELWGLDQATMRLGFDYGITDWLTIGIGRSTFEKTYDSFLKFRLLKQKEGSSPISISGFSSIALRSAEDLDPVRGEFFENRLFYTYQILIGRKFGERFSLQLMPSMVHRNYVATLAESNDVFALGLAGRIRVTKNFALTGEYYYPFEDQLATGFHPSLSLGFEIETNGHVFQIHLSNSRGMIEKFFITETAGTWGNGDIHIGFNMARIFKLKGRWY
- a CDS encoding TIR domain-containing protein; amino-acid sequence: MTSSARYRQIRLLIRNKKHSEALTEMLMLLRALKKEGISVEKFMERRHELVDLLEDKDIGHKITQLLNAIIFHVRSSTSPEPPPKPKGDSIFSKIFKRWRRKTPSRSEAHDSHIPPLRYEKKSGLETEEEEWEEEASAPIEEWDDTAEESVEEIVEEVEPEPASEPPAPPALPATETPSASASRDSRTEEDIVNISLFAPEHVQKNEKFLLTAFAHLYEQKAEVADMMREADPDASIQGAKTLNMPIKRRSRLEFRLSIENWKIEESAQALIWFGVPASVEFEILVPADFERKQAIGSLIIMGEEGQLGRLRFNLQLVEAAAHDNEDGKFAPTHAKAIKKTFLAYAKENTSALDNYRNQLTAEGVSIIDPYQMPGDDWEIKVSDALLETELFCLFWSKAAEDSEEVAISWQMALGQRLDDNRRLPDMLPILIEEPAPEAPDGLEFLNFTSSELRFKAATDISAIENVEDLKRTAEELLMKGKEEFFDLLYLHFKADSDTQQKVMMLQGRWNSMHRMKRIRRLSESEAKKEENRIIHAGLDLIGLVK